A section of the Salinigranum marinum genome encodes:
- a CDS encoding CopG family ribbon-helix-helix protein, whose product MRTSFNIPDTVVDEFDQVWQDEGLDNRSRAVREAMQEYIESHSRLEDLSEDVIALVAFDYRHHEVIGELHGVQHDYQDVILNTSHTHQGEWCLESLFCQGTGERVRELTYRLRDFDGVNRVKIMVIRDN is encoded by the coding sequence ATGCGAACGAGTTTCAATATCCCCGATACAGTGGTCGACGAGTTCGATCAGGTCTGGCAGGATGAGGGGTTGGACAACCGATCCCGGGCCGTCCGTGAAGCGATGCAGGAGTACATCGAGTCGCATTCCCGACTCGAAGACCTTAGCGAGGACGTTATCGCGCTCGTCGCCTTCGACTACCGCCATCACGAGGTAATCGGGGAACTCCACGGTGTCCAGCACGACTATCAGGACGTGATTCTCAACACGAGTCACACACATCAGGGGGAGTGGTGTCTTGAGTCCTTATTCTGCCAGGGGACCGGCGAACGCGTTCGGGAATTGACCTACCGCCTTCGTGACTTCGACGGCGTGAATCGGGTGAAAATTATGGTGATTCGAGATAACTGA
- a CDS encoding DUF7437 domain-containing protein, which translates to MGLLSRNDGVTPTTVTVAPIRLQPDTEHGDVLATPTLVDAVGRQLETDDIRVFVERQGVAKLAAALHYTLRVMNGELTQRTAATKLGVHSVEGMTVFTALQDVVEDAASYDPYLERPE; encoded by the coding sequence ATGGGCCTGCTCTCCCGAAACGATGGGGTGACACCGACGACGGTCACTGTCGCTCCGATTCGGCTCCAACCCGACACCGAGCACGGCGACGTCCTCGCGACACCAACGCTCGTCGACGCGGTCGGCCGACAGCTGGAGACCGATGACATTCGGGTGTTCGTCGAACGCCAAGGGGTCGCGAAACTGGCTGCAGCACTCCACTACACGCTCCGCGTGATGAACGGTGAGCTCACACAGCGGACGGCAGCGACGAAACTCGGTGTTCACTCGGTCGAGGGGATGACCGTGTTCACTGCACTCCAGGACGTCGTCGAGGACGCCGCATCCTACGACCCGTATCTGGAGCGCCCTGAATAA
- a CDS encoding ribbon-helix-helix domain-containing protein: MSTDTDQDNDRMEKINVRVPEVLLNRIDEEWERRGYPSKSEAIRDALHDWVNPPATLSEDTLADLEESRERAERGETVSAAEVRE, translated from the coding sequence GTGAGCACTGACACGGATCAAGACAATGACCGGATGGAGAAAATCAACGTCCGGGTCCCTGAAGTCCTCCTGAACCGAATCGACGAGGAGTGGGAACGACGTGGCTACCCGAGCAAGTCTGAAGCGATTCGGGATGCGCTCCATGACTGGGTCAATCCACCCGCGACGCTCTCAGAGGATACGCTCGCGGATCTCGAGGAGAGTCGCGAACGGGCCGAACGAGGCGAGACGGTGTCGGCAGCGGAGGTCCGCGAATGA
- a CDS encoding DUF7342 family protein — MSDDPDRGDDATHTSMTRGERVRAAARTLRTPRTASWVADETEVSVKTAQKYLDQLVEDNVLQKIEQGDQTLYCIDQLMATYREVASLQREHDREELTTALESMRRKITRWQETYNVETPGELRASIADRDDPDEIEERREIASEWEHLADRIPVVRAALAEYDWATERDRVSV; from the coding sequence ATGTCCGATGATCCCGACCGAGGCGATGATGCGACTCACACGTCGATGACGCGGGGCGAGCGGGTGCGGGCCGCGGCGCGGACTCTCCGAACTCCCCGAACTGCGTCGTGGGTCGCCGACGAGACGGAAGTCTCAGTTAAAACAGCACAAAAATATCTCGACCAGCTCGTCGAGGACAACGTCCTCCAGAAGATTGAGCAGGGCGATCAGACGCTCTACTGCATCGACCAGCTCATGGCTACCTACCGTGAGGTCGCGTCCCTCCAGCGCGAGCACGACCGCGAGGAACTCACGACGGCGCTGGAATCGATGCGGCGGAAGATCACGCGCTGGCAGGAGACGTACAACGTCGAGACGCCGGGTGAACTCCGTGCGAGTATCGCCGACCGGGACGATCCCGACGAGATCGAGGAGCGGCGCGAAATCGCCAGCGAGTGGGAGCACCTCGCCGACCGGATCCCAGTGGTCCGAGCGGCACTCGCCGAGTACGACTGGGCGACCGAGCGAGACAGGGTCTCCGTCTAA
- a CDS encoding helix-turn-helix domain-containing protein produces MPINIDRFDEEPTEVLNLQEGTQPYRILQFLAEHDDKAFTQTEIHEATDINRGSVGAVLSRLEDRGLVRHRGRYWTIRGDDRLASYAAQTQASSASTTDDYYGEE; encoded by the coding sequence ATGCCGATCAACATCGACCGATTCGACGAGGAACCGACCGAGGTCCTCAATCTTCAGGAGGGGACACAGCCCTACCGGATCCTGCAGTTCCTTGCCGAACACGACGACAAGGCGTTCACCCAGACAGAGATTCACGAGGCGACCGACATCAACCGCGGGAGCGTTGGTGCCGTCCTGTCGCGCCTCGAGGACCGTGGACTCGTCCGTCACCGGGGTCGATACTGGACGATCAGAGGAGACGACCGCCTCGCGTCGTACGCGGCTCAGACACAGGCCAGTTCAGCCTCGACGACCGATGACTACTACGGCGAGGAGTAA
- a CDS encoding DUF429 domain-containing protein translates to MAGSLGFHHGCDPGTIYVAEIIHRADMTYIGVDWGSNGWICAVLDHDERGSRETYSWRFVRRPSILSVWMEFGAGHEDDVGRILVDIPIGLPTDDARAADLEARTFLPPSRQSSVFPAPCEQAVYEDEYDEAAETHEDVLGRGLSPYSWSLSPRIREVDEFLGQYTDARGPMLESHPEVCFHALDVDDDLEDSKQDDSGLEQRHELLTDCERTAGLSSNATAAYTDLVKRIERLSPFARRIGLGNRDDVLDAMAMALTARLADGDFDCLPDKDAPNGVNEIVYFDGERLDPM, encoded by the coding sequence ATGGCCGGCTCACTGGGTTTTCACCACGGCTGCGACCCCGGTACAATATATGTCGCAGAAATAATCCATCGAGCAGACATGACGTACATTGGTGTCGACTGGGGCTCGAACGGGTGGATTTGCGCGGTTCTCGACCACGACGAACGCGGATCGCGGGAAACGTACAGCTGGCGATTCGTTCGACGGCCCTCGATTCTGAGCGTCTGGATGGAGTTCGGTGCTGGCCACGAGGACGACGTCGGTCGAATTCTCGTCGATATTCCCATCGGCTTGCCCACGGACGACGCTCGTGCTGCAGATCTTGAGGCACGTACGTTCCTCCCTCCGTCGCGTCAGTCGTCAGTGTTTCCGGCACCGTGTGAACAGGCGGTATACGAAGATGAGTACGATGAGGCGGCAGAGACCCACGAGGATGTTCTCGGCCGTGGGCTCTCGCCGTACTCCTGGAGCCTCTCGCCTCGAATTCGCGAGGTCGACGAGTTTCTCGGCCAGTACACCGACGCACGAGGACCGATGCTCGAATCCCATCCGGAGGTCTGTTTCCACGCGCTCGACGTGGATGACGACCTCGAGGACTCGAAGCAGGACGACTCGGGACTAGAGCAGCGTCACGAACTTCTCACGGACTGTGAGCGAACAGCCGGCCTCTCGAGTAATGCGACCGCAGCCTATACCGATCTCGTAAAGCGGATCGAAAGGTTATCGCCGTTCGCTCGCCGGATCGGCCTGGGGAACCGGGATGACGTCCTCGATGCGATGGCGATGGCGCTCACTGCCCGGCTCGCTGACGGCGACTTCGATTGTCTCCCCGACAAAGACGCGCCCAACGGGGTGAACGAGATCGTCTATTTCGATGGGGAACGCCTGGATCCGATGTGA
- a CDS encoding transcription initiation factor IIB family protein codes for MREQIETVCAACGLVVDEDALSRGMSPSVHKQGEVGNGPVEWSLETTTALRVDSGLHTTFFLGSDGYGNSLTKAQKDKFGRLRMRHKRFQMESKRSIRLNEGLRDVQMIVGNLGLPGFVATDAAALLKQASESRLPGGRMAWEALAAGAVYVATSQTGLRRTTEEVAVHAKTSHERVCAAARKLRCELGLVGEVPPTQAWAVDAVVETLGESQDVELKACLELRRVGEFLLELADEACIGPGTPRVVVGAAAVYAADRLTEGKTVTQAAVAEAASAIVPTSTGVVAGYSREVYDAHTARYGTRDVDAVVTGRLA; via the coding sequence GTGCGGGAGCAGATCGAGACGGTGTGCGCGGCGTGTGGACTTGTCGTTGACGAGGACGCCCTTTCGCGGGGGATGAGCCCGAGCGTGCACAAGCAGGGTGAAGTCGGTAACGGGCCGGTCGAGTGGAGTCTGGAGACGACGACTGCATTACGAGTGGACTCAGGGCTGCACACGACGTTCTTCCTCGGGTCGGATGGGTACGGGAACTCGTTGACAAAGGCGCAGAAAGACAAGTTCGGGCGGCTCCGGATGCGGCACAAGCGGTTTCAGATGGAGTCGAAGCGGTCGATTCGGCTCAACGAGGGGCTCCGTGACGTCCAGATGATTGTGGGCAACCTCGGGCTTCCGGGGTTCGTCGCGACAGACGCGGCGGCGCTGCTGAAGCAGGCGTCTGAATCGCGGCTTCCAGGCGGGCGGATGGCGTGGGAGGCGCTCGCGGCTGGAGCGGTCTACGTGGCGACGAGCCAGACCGGTCTGAGGCGAACGACGGAGGAAGTGGCGGTGCACGCGAAAACCTCCCACGAGCGGGTATGCGCAGCGGCGCGGAAGCTGCGGTGTGAGCTCGGACTAGTTGGGGAGGTGCCACCGACACAGGCATGGGCGGTCGACGCGGTTGTGGAGACGCTCGGGGAAAGTCAGGACGTCGAACTGAAAGCGTGTCTCGAACTCAGGCGGGTCGGTGAGTTCCTTCTTGAGTTAGCTGATGAGGCGTGCATCGGGCCGGGGACGCCGCGAGTGGTCGTCGGGGCGGCGGCGGTGTACGCGGCGGACCGGCTGACCGAGGGGAAGACCGTGACCCAGGCGGCAGTCGCGGAGGCCGCAAGTGCGATCGTGCCGACGTCGACCGGCGTGGTGGCGGGCTACTCGCGGGAGGTGTACGATGCCCACACGGCGCGGTACGGGACCCGTGACGTCGACGCGGTGGTGACGGGTCGGCTGGCCTGA
- a CDS encoding alpha/beta hydrolase, protein MRQDIEFEAEGDTLRGWLYTPDERDGSVPTVVMAHGFSAVKEMYLDKYAEVFSEAGLGALVFDNRNFGDSEGEPRYEIDPWQQVRDYRHAITYATTREEIDGDRIGVWGSSYSGGHALTVGALENRVSAVVSQVPVTDGYHNVRRLVRADIMGQLRGQFDQDRLARFNGEDPAMIPVVSEDLLGDAALPTQDSYEWFTETKEKRAPNWENEVTLKTIEMLAEYAPIDYIDQISPTPMMMIIAEGDHLAVADKAFEAFEEALEPKKLVTIDGGHFGAYVEKFEESSGPARDWFVEHLEA, encoded by the coding sequence ATGAGACAAGACATCGAATTCGAGGCGGAAGGGGATACACTTCGAGGATGGCTGTACACTCCCGACGAGAGGGACGGATCCGTACCCACGGTCGTCATGGCGCACGGGTTTTCGGCAGTCAAGGAGATGTACCTCGACAAGTACGCAGAGGTGTTCAGCGAGGCTGGACTTGGTGCGCTGGTGTTCGACAACCGGAACTTTGGTGATAGCGAAGGTGAGCCACGCTACGAGATCGACCCGTGGCAGCAGGTTCGTGACTACCGACACGCGATCACGTATGCGACGACACGTGAGGAAATCGACGGTGATCGTATCGGCGTCTGGGGATCGAGCTATAGTGGTGGGCATGCACTCACGGTTGGCGCTCTCGAAAACCGGGTGAGTGCTGTCGTTTCCCAAGTCCCGGTGACTGACGGGTATCACAACGTGCGGCGACTCGTTCGTGCGGACATCATGGGCCAATTACGAGGTCAATTCGATCAGGACCGACTCGCTCGGTTCAACGGGGAAGATCCTGCGATGATTCCCGTCGTCTCCGAGGACCTTCTGGGCGATGCGGCACTGCCGACACAGGATTCCTACGAGTGGTTCACGGAGACCAAGGAGAAACGGGCTCCGAACTGGGAGAACGAGGTTACGCTCAAAACCATCGAAATGTTGGCCGAGTATGCGCCCATCGACTACATAGATCAGATCAGCCCGACGCCGATGATGATGATCATCGCGGAAGGCGACCATCTCGCAGTCGCTGATAAAGCGTTCGAGGCGTTCGAAGAAGCGCTTGAGCCGAAGAAACTCGTCACGATTGACGGTGGTCACTTCGGCGCCTACGTCGAAAAGTTCGAGGAGTCTAGCGGTCCTGCTCGTGACTGGTTCGTTGAGCACTTGGAGGCGTAA
- a CDS encoding SDR family oxidoreductase translates to MADQLAGQAAIVTGASSGFGRQIALSFAEEGASVVCADIRETPREGGYEEHPDLSTPEVIEDNGGDATFVECDVTNADSVAAAVEECVEAYSRLDIMMNNAGIYPPNGRLHERPDEDLEKAHAVNVKGVWNGSKQAVLQFLEQGDGGNIINLVSTAGLHGWQNQLAYNASKGAAKQITETLATDYGPDGIRANAICPGFAPTALTSELYEIEEFKQHVIETTPYGDRWVSPNDVANLAVFLASDNSGFITGQCHVVDGGHSLVYAHTKDL, encoded by the coding sequence ATGGCAGACCAACTGGCCGGGCAAGCTGCCATCGTCACCGGTGCGAGTTCAGGATTCGGTCGCCAAATCGCCCTCTCCTTTGCGGAGGAGGGTGCCAGCGTTGTCTGTGCGGACATCCGTGAAACCCCGCGAGAGGGTGGCTACGAGGAGCATCCCGATCTTTCGACACCCGAAGTAATCGAGGACAACGGAGGTGACGCGACCTTCGTCGAGTGCGACGTCACCAATGCTGATTCCGTGGCTGCAGCGGTCGAGGAGTGCGTTGAGGCGTACTCACGGTTGGACATCATGATGAACAATGCTGGGATTTACCCTCCGAACGGGCGGCTACACGAACGTCCCGACGAGGATTTAGAGAAGGCCCACGCTGTGAACGTCAAGGGAGTCTGGAACGGATCGAAACAGGCCGTTCTGCAGTTCTTGGAACAGGGTGACGGTGGAAACATCATTAATCTCGTCTCAACAGCCGGACTTCACGGCTGGCAGAATCAGCTTGCGTACAACGCTTCGAAGGGCGCTGCGAAGCAGATAACCGAGACGCTGGCGACCGACTACGGTCCTGACGGTATCAGAGCGAACGCGATCTGTCCGGGGTTTGCACCGACCGCACTCACCTCGGAACTCTACGAGATTGAGGAGTTCAAACAACACGTCATCGAGACGACTCCGTACGGGGATCGGTGGGTCAGTCCGAACGACGTCGCCAACCTAGCCGTCTTCCTGGCCTCCGACAACTCCGGATTCATTACTGGGCAGTGCCACGTCGTCGACGGCGGACACTCACTCGTTTACGCCCACACAAAGGACCTGTAA
- a CDS encoding IclR family transcriptional regulator encodes MGTSRVLSTTNNSLEVIETIIKLDGASLSEISDELEMARSAVHTHLNTLLKHGYVVREGNVYRIGLKLVHLGEYAKNQHEVHSMAEKWVSRLAERTELETDFTVEENGRIISLYDSTKYSTDGVTFLDNGRYYYCHNTAAGKAILSHYSEEKVGEILDQWGMPSDTSRSITTRGEFFDELQRVRERGYATSLEECIESLNAAARAVQNPRGQICGAFVVTGPSYVLDETRIKEVSNQLVETAQEYERNLERYYEVSE; translated from the coding sequence ATGGGAACCAGCCGCGTATTGTCGACGACGAACAACTCTCTTGAGGTTATCGAGACGATTATAAAACTCGACGGCGCATCGCTCTCAGAAATCAGTGACGAGTTGGAGATGGCCCGGAGCGCGGTTCACACTCACCTGAATACCCTCCTCAAGCACGGCTACGTTGTGCGAGAGGGGAACGTCTACCGAATTGGTCTGAAGCTGGTGCATCTAGGTGAATACGCGAAGAACCAGCACGAGGTACACTCGATGGCCGAAAAATGGGTCTCACGATTGGCGGAACGAACCGAACTAGAGACCGACTTCACGGTCGAAGAAAACGGTCGGATTATCTCTCTGTACGACAGCACGAAGTACTCCACGGATGGGGTGACGTTCCTCGATAACGGTCGATATTACTACTGTCACAACACCGCGGCCGGTAAAGCGATACTCAGCCACTACTCCGAAGAGAAGGTCGGGGAGATCCTCGACCAGTGGGGAATGCCGTCGGATACGTCGCGGTCGATAACGACGAGAGGGGAGTTCTTCGACGAACTCCAGCGGGTCCGAGAGCGTGGGTACGCCACCAGTCTGGAGGAGTGCATCGAGTCACTCAACGCCGCCGCCCGTGCGGTCCAGAATCCACGGGGCCAGATCTGTGGTGCGTTCGTCGTCACCGGGCCGTCGTACGTGCTCGACGAAACTCGTATCAAGGAAGTGAGCAACCAACTCGTCGAAACGGCACAGGAGTACGAGCGGAATCTCGAGCGATACTACGAAGTAAGTGAGTAG
- a CDS encoding ISH3 family transposase, with translation MKCLYHPDTVLTASDLEILAEGLLAELPIPGVEGCGFDSGIIRRTLLQAAVDQTSIKAVTDSTRGTYSDDYTLAQLHTIPPEELEATVNLLLRQQATMILGPGPRIICLDFVDVHYHGCPHHSPGELCHTTPRDGTSQCHRYLAGFVLCRAKPLVVAVTAVRGDEPISDAVERLLDHVAALPFDVASLLCDRGFYNGACIQRLRETAPVVLPVIRRGQRMAEKLETSISYWTEYTMYEGSERELRFPLAVCVSYRQGKRGKHGLLVRAYMACDLADRTPKEVEALYRKRSAIETAFRTMREARARTTTTDPVVRLVFVLVSFLLRNLWLIVRWGVLATPRRGGRALPVWFRFEVFRAWINHTLDELLHRKWEAPTNGVGIPATYGQLDAG, from the coding sequence ATGAAGTGTTTATACCATCCAGACACTGTTCTTACGGCCTCTGACCTTGAAATCTTAGCGGAAGGCCTCCTCGCAGAGCTACCGATACCCGGAGTCGAAGGCTGCGGCTTCGACTCCGGGATTATCCGACGGACGCTCCTCCAAGCAGCTGTTGACCAGACCTCGATCAAGGCGGTCACCGACAGCACTCGTGGAACCTACTCCGACGACTACACGCTTGCTCAGCTTCACACCATCCCACCTGAAGAACTCGAAGCCACCGTCAACCTCCTCCTCAGACAACAGGCGACGATGATCCTCGGCCCCGGCCCGAGGATCATCTGTCTTGACTTCGTCGACGTCCACTACCACGGCTGTCCACACCACTCTCCCGGTGAACTCTGTCACACGACGCCCCGCGATGGCACCTCACAGTGCCATCGCTACCTCGCTGGATTCGTCCTCTGTCGGGCGAAACCACTCGTCGTCGCCGTCACTGCTGTTCGTGGAGACGAACCAATAAGCGACGCGGTCGAGCGACTGCTCGACCACGTCGCGGCACTTCCCTTCGATGTCGCCAGTCTCCTCTGTGACCGCGGGTTCTACAACGGGGCGTGCATCCAGCGGTTGCGTGAGACTGCTCCGGTCGTTCTCCCGGTCATCCGACGCGGCCAACGGATGGCCGAGAAACTAGAGACGTCGATCTCCTACTGGACGGAGTACACAATGTACGAGGGAAGCGAGCGGGAACTGCGCTTCCCGCTCGCTGTCTGTGTCTCCTACCGACAGGGCAAGCGGGGGAAGCACGGACTGCTTGTTCGTGCCTACATGGCGTGCGATCTGGCTGATCGCACGCCGAAGGAGGTTGAGGCTCTCTACCGGAAACGATCAGCCATCGAGACAGCCTTTCGAACCATGCGCGAAGCGCGTGCACGCACAACCACGACCGACCCGGTCGTTCGGTTGGTGTTCGTGCTGGTGAGTTTCCTGTTGCGGAATCTGTGGCTGATCGTTCGCTGGGGCGTGCTCGCCACGCCGCGGCGCGGCGGGCGAGCACTACCCGTGTGGTTCCGCTTCGAGGTATTCCGAGCGTGGATCAACCACACGCTCGACGAACTGCTACACCGGAAGTGGGAAGCACCGACCAACGGTGTGGGGATTCCCGCGACGTATGGTCAGCTGGACGCGGGCTGA
- a CDS encoding response regulator has product MTSEIVIAEDDETTREVVEFNLSDKGWDVLAFTDGDECWEHLESRANDPPDLVVLDVMMPELDGISVLERIRDHDALVDLPVVMLTSRNREEDIVQALNAGADDFVAKPFSEIELVSRVEKVLDEA; this is encoded by the coding sequence ATGACCTCTGAAATTGTCATTGCTGAGGATGATGAGACGACCCGCGAAGTCGTCGAATTCAACTTGAGTGACAAAGGGTGGGACGTACTGGCGTTTACGGATGGCGATGAGTGTTGGGAGCATCTCGAATCACGAGCCAACGACCCACCGGACCTCGTGGTGTTGGACGTGATGATGCCCGAACTCGACGGAATATCGGTCCTCGAACGCATCCGGGATCATGACGCACTCGTCGATCTGCCAGTCGTCATGTTGACATCCCGTAACCGGGAGGAAGATATCGTTCAAGCCCTCAACGCCGGTGCTGACGATTTTGTGGCAAAACCCTTTTCCGAAATCGAGCTTGTCAGTCGAGTTGAGAAGGTGCTTGACGAAGCGTGA
- a CDS encoding PAS domain S-box protein, whose product METGPHNEASGDNEEITNPDRSIIEAVRDGVFVVNLDGTIAYVNDSLCSLTGHERNELVGKTFDTLVESGLVQSGEFDRFVTAIDNIADGEIQDEILTFEIGHGTEQVVDVRISKHIRDDGTEDIVGVVRDVTERERRARAAEQKQEVLAKLYQVGAETGLTFEQKAERILSIGCEYLNLPYGFLTRLEEDVQKIVHAVGDHTLLQPDESAPIEQSYCRKTIESDSLVGMQDARAELGENDPAYELFELGCYIGTKVMVGEALYGTFCFAAPHDRDLEFTSGEREVIRLLGQWAGYELERQRFEERLEGLHGISQQLLAAETTTDVAEITIEMGLDLFDLPVSAFWEYDASEDVLRAVAETDEAVRIVGEAPTFERGDALLWESFDSSELRHYEDLAEQPGVSNPETPLRSEVHLPCGNHGIITSAATEPRAFDEIDIESLRLLEALVTEAITAVKREEQLAERGEALQRQNERLEEFADVVAHDLRNPLTGAVGFLEIARKTNESQHFERVEQSLDRMDELIDKLLMIARGDRQAVNVRALQLQSIIEEAWSYIDTPNATLSVDDPLGEIQADETRLLQLFGNLFRNSVEHGGDDVAVEVGPLADDKWFYVTDDGPGFSAESRREIEELGKTDELSGTGIGLMSVTDVVDAHEWELTVPDTDDGARIEIRTGEQSG is encoded by the coding sequence ATGGAGACAGGCCCCCACAATGAGGCTTCGGGGGATAACGAAGAGATCACAAACCCGGATCGGTCCATCATTGAAGCGGTTCGGGACGGCGTTTTCGTCGTCAATCTGGACGGTACCATCGCTTACGTCAACGACTCGCTTTGTTCACTGACTGGACATGAGCGGAACGAACTGGTCGGCAAGACGTTCGACACGCTGGTCGAGTCAGGACTGGTTCAATCGGGCGAGTTTGATCGATTCGTTACGGCCATCGACAATATTGCCGACGGAGAAATCCAGGATGAGATTCTGACATTCGAAATTGGCCACGGAACCGAGCAGGTGGTAGATGTTCGCATCTCGAAACATATCCGGGACGACGGCACTGAAGATATCGTCGGCGTGGTCAGGGATGTGACAGAGCGCGAGCGGAGGGCTCGGGCTGCAGAACAAAAGCAGGAGGTGCTGGCAAAACTCTATCAGGTTGGCGCTGAGACCGGTCTCACGTTCGAACAAAAAGCCGAGCGCATCCTCTCTATCGGATGTGAGTACCTGAACCTGCCGTATGGGTTCTTAACGAGATTGGAAGAGGACGTACAGAAGATTGTCCACGCTGTTGGCGATCACACACTCCTCCAGCCGGACGAATCGGCACCAATAGAGCAGTCGTACTGTCGGAAAACCATCGAAAGTGACAGCCTCGTGGGTATGCAAGACGCCCGAGCGGAGTTAGGCGAAAACGACCCGGCGTACGAACTGTTCGAGTTGGGCTGTTATATCGGAACGAAGGTCATGGTCGGGGAGGCCCTCTACGGGACGTTCTGCTTTGCGGCCCCCCACGACCGTGACTTGGAATTCACCTCTGGCGAGCGCGAGGTGATCAGGCTCCTCGGACAGTGGGCCGGGTACGAACTCGAACGGCAGCGGTTCGAAGAACGGTTGGAAGGTCTACACGGGATTTCACAGCAGTTGTTGGCGGCTGAAACGACGACGGACGTCGCAGAAATCACGATCGAGATGGGCCTGGACCTGTTCGATCTCCCGGTGAGTGCGTTTTGGGAGTACGATGCCAGCGAAGACGTCTTACGCGCGGTGGCCGAGACAGACGAAGCAGTACGGATCGTCGGGGAGGCCCCGACGTTCGAGCGAGGTGACGCACTCCTTTGGGAGAGTTTCGACAGTAGCGAACTCCGTCACTACGAGGACCTGGCCGAACAACCAGGAGTTTCTAATCCGGAGACTCCGTTACGGTCAGAGGTCCACCTTCCCTGCGGGAATCATGGAATCATCACAAGTGCCGCGACCGAGCCACGTGCCTTCGACGAGATTGACATCGAAAGCCTCCGCCTGCTCGAGGCGTTGGTGACAGAGGCCATCACCGCAGTCAAACGCGAAGAACAGCTGGCCGAGCGTGGTGAAGCACTCCAGCGACAGAACGAACGCCTCGAAGAGTTTGCCGATGTCGTGGCCCACGACCTCCGGAACCCACTGACAGGAGCGGTCGGCTTCCTCGAAATTGCCCGCAAAACGAACGAGTCACAGCATTTCGAACGCGTCGAACAGTCCCTGGACCGGATGGATGAACTTATCGACAAGTTGCTGATGATCGCACGCGGTGATCGCCAGGCAGTCAACGTACGCGCACTCCAACTCCAATCAATCATTGAGGAGGCGTGGTCATATATCGACACCCCGAACGCGACCCTGTCCGTAGACGACCCGCTCGGTGAGATACAGGCCGATGAGACACGACTGCTGCAACTGTTCGGCAATCTCTTTCGCAACAGCGTCGAACACGGCGGCGACGACGTTGCCGTGGAGGTCGGCCCTCTCGCTGACGACAAGTGGTTCTATGTTACCGATGACGGGCCAGGGTTCTCCGCCGAGAGCCGGAGAGAGATCGAAGAACTCGGAAAAACGGACGAACTATCGGGGACGGGAATCGGACTGATGAGCGTTACCGATGTCGTAGATGCACACGAGTGGGAACTCACAGTCCCCGACACGGACGACGGAGCACGCATCGAAATACGAACTGGTGAGCAAAGCGGGTGA